The genomic region ATAGCTCTTGGCGGCGAAATAGAGATACCGAGCGGTAAAAAGATAGGAATACAGACAATAGCTATAGAGGAAGACGCAGCCAGGAAACTTGAAGAAAAAGGACGCTTCGTACATTATAACCTTGATAGGCTAGGTATACCGCTTATAGAAATCTCAACCGCCCCAGACATAGAGACGCCAGAAGAGGCCTACGAGACTGCCTTAACAATAGGTCAACTGCTAAGACTTACAAAGAGGGTCAAACGCGGAATAGGCACGATTAGACAAGACCTAAATGTTTCTATAAAGGACGGTGACAAGACAGAAATAAAAGGCGTGCAGAGGCTTGATCTGCTACCTATAATAGTGCACTATGAAGCAATTAGGCAGAAAAGACTACTAGAAATAAAGGACGAACTTATAAGCAGAGGTATAAAAGAAGAAGACATTTTATCGCAACCAATAGTAGATGTTACTGATGTATTCAGAAACACAAGGTCAAAGGTAATACAAAGAGCTTTAAGAAGCAAAGGCAAAGTACTCGCTGTAAAATTACCTGGCTTCTCAGGAATTCTTGGAACAGAGGTACAGCCCGGTAGAAGATTCGGGACTGAGCTCGCTGACTATGCTAGATTCTGGGGAGGAGTTGGAGGAATATTTCACACCGATGAACTACCGGGTTACGGCATAACGGAGGACGATGTTAAGAAGCTCTATGAGAGACTCAACGGAGATCCGGGAAGAGATGCAATAGTACTAGTTGCTGACAAGGAACAAAATGCGCGGAAAGCCCTAAAAGCTGTAATGGAACGTGCTGCTTACGCTCTCCGGGGAATACCCAAGGAAACTAGAGCTGCAAGAGAAGATGGTACTACAAGGTTCATGCGTCCACAACCAGGCTCTGCGAGAATGTATCCAGAGACCGATATACCTCCAATCGAGATAACTGAAGAACTACTAGCTGAAGCAGCAAAGATTACTCCACCAAAACCTCAAGAGAAGCTAAAAGAACTCATAGATAGGTACAAACTAAGCGCTGACTTAGCAAAACAAATTATTAGAGACGTTCGACTCGATCTCTTTGAGGAACTAGCACGAAAATATGGCGAGAAGGTCTCTCCATCGTTCATAGCGTCAATATTTACCAATATCCTTAGAAGCCTTGCAAGAGAAGGAGCGAATATCGAAAACATAACTGACGAAAAGATAGAGGAAATAGTAAAAGCAATAGCTGAAAACAAATTACCAAAAGACGCAGTTCCTGACGTATTGCTATACTTCTCAAAGAACCCGAACAAGAGTCTTGGGCAAGCCATACGCGAACTAGGAATAACTATGATCGATAGAGCGACTGTCGAGAAAATAGTTGAAGACATAATAAGAAGCATGAAGGACGAAATTAGATCCAAGGGATTGAGGGCAATGAATAAAGTAATGGGGAGAGCTATGGCAAAACTAAGAGGACGTGTTGATGGAAAAATAGTGGCAGAAATTGTAAAGAAGAAGATAGAAGAGTTTACGAAAACCGAGAAGTAATACTCTGCATGTTAAATTAGTGAAATGGCGATGAGGAGTACTCCCGTCGCGGATAGATGAAGAAAAGGCATTTGGCCGAGCCAGATTCCTAGTAGATAAATACCAGCTTTTTATATTGATGTTGCACTTTCTGATATAACCTCTGTCTTGAACTTTCTACCTTCTATAGCGTCAATTATTCTTTCAATGAAGTCTTCCTCGTATGGTACTCCAACGAAGGCTAGTATGCCGTTAATTGCTATAGCTGGCACGGATGTTACGTGATACTTATCAGCGATGTCGGGGTTTTCATAGGCTTCAACAGTATCTGCTATAAAGTCTTTCTTACCGTTTCGCCATGCTTCGAATGCAAACATGTTTGCGAGTAATGCAGCATACGGGCAATATGGACATTGTGGCGTAACTATTATTTCGATATGAACCGGCTTCTTTATTGACTTTATTTTCTCTACTGTTGAGGGGTCAAGTCCGCTGTCCTCTTGGGATATACGTATAATGGTTTCCACAAGGCCTCGTATTTCCTCTCCGCTCGGCGTACCTGTGTACCGAATCGATCCTTCAAGTAGCGTTGTCGTCGGTATCCGTTCAACTCGTTGGCGCTTAAACTCTGCATCGTCTTTGCCTTTTTCGAATATGCGTACTTTTACCAGTTTCTCGCCATTACGTTCTGGAGCCTCTTCTTCAAGCACTTTTGCGATCTTTATACTTTCATCACAATATTTGCAATTCGGCCCCACAAATACATTTAGGGTCACCGGGTTTTTGAGATCTTGGAAAGCTTCTCGTATAGCTTCACGCGTCTCTTGATCTATTTCCATTCGCACCGGATCTATAGCCATGTTCTGTATCACCTTGTTTGTACCCTGGTACTGTGAACCGTTTAGTTTTTTCTCTATACGAGCAGCTAGATAAGATTCAATATTAAACCCAATATTTATAATATTGTACAACAATCATTATTATACTAAATATTGATTAAGAGATTTATTACTAACAAGCCTCACAGAGGGGCAAACTAATATAGGGGGTGCTTAACACGTGAATATATGGGATTTCGCAATGGATAGTGTAACAGGTATCCTAACGACACCTTGCGAACTGGCCGTACGAAAATATGTGCCATCAATTAGAGCATCGTTAGCAATAGTACTCGTTAAAGATTATGGACTATCAATTTATAGAACAGCTAAACTGTTAAAATTAACGCCTGCTGCAGTTTCTAACTATGTGCTGGGAAGAAGAGGAAAAGAATATGTTGATATAATTTTAAAGGACAAAGAGCTTTACAATCTAGTAAGCAAGCTTGCCGAACAAATAATAAGTGGCAATATAAGTGAAAAAGAAGTTTCAAAACATCTCTGCGAAATATGTATGAGCTTGCGTACACGCGTCGAGAAAGGCTTTACTAAAGAATCATGTACGCAGACACATTAGCTACGGGGTCATCATTGTTTACGCCTTGACAAGAGAGGCGGGATTTTTCGTAATCTTAAGCGAAGTCTTACAAGTCCATAAGGCACGGCATTAATGTAAACTTGGTTAAAGAGCGGCTGCAAAGGTTCCCACTCGTTAATTGTAACAGAGTACGTATATGCCTCTATTATTCGATGATTTTCGAGTACTATACTGTGAGTCTTAGTCACCGGATAAGGGTTCCATAAGCAAAGATCAATATAGTCTTCATTGCTATCTCTTAACATACTCAGAGGTATAAGGCCACTAGGGCTCCATACTGCTGGACGCTTGTACTCAATATCGTCTCTATCATATTCTTCGAGCGCATTCCCCACTAAGTAGTCTATGTATAAGCGCACAGTATTACATGACGGTGATATAACATAATATGCTTTACCTTCAAGGGATTTAATCATTCCGTCCGGATTGACCTTTATTGTGCAAAGCTTTTCTGCACAAATAATGTTTAAGTAATGGCCACGCCTACCTGCACAGAGCCAAGGCACGCCAAGAACTAATGGTTTGCGAACACGTGTTCGAATCCAGCCCAATATTGTTGGAAAAACTATTTTCGGGTAAAGGGTGTTTATGTTTTTTGCCGAGTCTAAGGGTTTGTAAACAGAGGCTGCTAGACACTCTAATCGAGGTCTACATCGTATTCTTGATTGTGGCAGGTTAGTGTCAGCAAAAACTGGTACCCTACTCTTAGTGTCTAGTTGTGTACCTATCTCGGATAGTGTCTCAGCAACTTGTGTATGATAAGGGCCCCTATACTCTTTAGATGGATGCGTAATAGGTAAATCAGCCACAACTATATTTTCATTGATATTATTGCCTTCATCACATTTGTCACTAATTATGAGTTCAGCTCCACTAACTGCTTTAAGTAGCAATTTATTACTAGTCCATTCTCTAGGGAGGTGCTCACATGCAACTCGACTTATGCCGGCATATCGGAGAAGTGTAATAAGGTTTGGCTCGGAGAGTAGTTTCTGACATTGGTAAGGAGTTAGATCGGCGCAATTACCTATGCTATTTATTTGGAAAAGATGCAAAAAGT from Pyrofollis japonicus harbors:
- the gatE gene encoding Glu-tRNA(Gln) amidotransferase subunit GatE, with product MIEKKVDPTKYDPKELGLKVGLEIHQQLDTKHKLFCGCPTELVHEHEDEGIDEFIRQLRPTRSELGEVDIAALFEWRKGRLYHYHAPRRASCLVEADEEPPHELNEEALVIGLAVAKALNSTPVDEVYVMRKIVIDGSNTTGFQRTAIIALGGEIEIPSGKKIGIQTIAIEEDAARKLEEKGRFVHYNLDRLGIPLIEISTAPDIETPEEAYETALTIGQLLRLTKRVKRGIGTIRQDLNVSIKDGDKTEIKGVQRLDLLPIIVHYEAIRQKRLLEIKDELISRGIKEEDILSQPIVDVTDVFRNTRSKVIQRALRSKGKVLAVKLPGFSGILGTEVQPGRRFGTELADYARFWGGVGGIFHTDELPGYGITEDDVKKLYERLNGDPGRDAIVLVADKEQNARKALKAVMERAAYALRGIPKETRAAREDGTTRFMRPQPGSARMYPETDIPPIEITEELLAEAAKITPPKPQEKLKELIDRYKLSADLAKQIIRDVRLDLFEELARKYGEKVSPSFIASIFTNILRSLAREGANIENITDEKIEEIVKAIAENKLPKDAVPDVLLYFSKNPNKSLGQAIRELGITMIDRATVEKIVEDIIRSMKDEIRSKGLRAMNKVMGRAMAKLRGRVDGKIVAEIVKKKIEEFTKTEK
- the pdo gene encoding protein disulfide oxidoreductase — translated: MAIDPVRMEIDQETREAIREAFQDLKNPVTLNVFVGPNCKYCDESIKIAKVLEEEAPERNGEKLVKVRIFEKGKDDAEFKRQRVERIPTTTLLEGSIRYTGTPSGEEIRGLVETIIRISQEDSGLDPSTVEKIKSIKKPVHIEIIVTPQCPYCPYAALLANMFAFEAWRNGKKDFIADTVEAYENPDIADKYHVTSVPAIAINGILAFVGVPYEEDFIERIIDAIEGRKFKTEVISESATSI
- a CDS encoding transcriptional regulator; amino-acid sequence: MNIWDFAMDSVTGILTTPCELAVRKYVPSIRASLAIVLVKDYGLSIYRTAKLLKLTPAAVSNYVLGRRGKEYVDIILKDKELYNLVSKLAEQIISGNISEKEVSKHLCEICMSLRTRVEKGFTKESCTQTH